One stretch of Microvirga lotononidis DNA includes these proteins:
- a CDS encoding ABC transporter ATP-binding protein, with translation MTQPLDINAVSAHYGTTKVLEDLSLSVQAGELVSLLGASGCGKTTTLRLIAGFLSPTSGSISLGGRDLTRLPTHKRDIGLVFQNYALFPHLSVLDNVAFGLKQRGIGPAQRRKRALAMLERVGLAALADRAPGALSGGQKQRVALARALVIEPPLLMFDEPLSNLDAKLRVDMRVEIRQLQRANGTTSVYVTHDQEEAFSISDRVAIMSAGRLMQFDRPEVLYRRPANTFVARFVGFENVIPFNVVVRDGDDVTAETAGLRLRLSQSLFGSIPDTFLLATRPDGLMVSPDAAAEGLPAQLGLRTYLGRAYQYQCETAAGRLIANGSLTNPLKSGASVKLVPVPEQCTILASEED, from the coding sequence GTGACACAGCCTCTCGATATCAACGCCGTTTCCGCCCATTACGGAACGACCAAGGTTCTCGAAGACCTCTCGCTCTCGGTCCAAGCCGGCGAACTCGTCTCCCTTCTCGGGGCCAGCGGCTGTGGCAAGACCACCACCTTGCGCCTCATCGCCGGGTTCCTGTCGCCGACGAGCGGCTCGATCTCCCTCGGCGGGCGCGACCTGACGCGGCTGCCGACGCACAAGCGCGACATCGGCCTCGTCTTCCAGAACTACGCCCTGTTCCCGCACCTGTCGGTTCTCGACAACGTCGCCTTCGGCCTCAAGCAGCGCGGCATCGGCCCTGCCCAGCGTCGCAAGCGGGCGCTGGCCATGCTGGAGCGCGTCGGGCTCGCGGCCCTGGCGGATCGCGCCCCGGGAGCGCTCTCGGGCGGCCAGAAGCAGCGTGTGGCGCTCGCGCGCGCGCTCGTGATCGAGCCGCCACTTCTCATGTTCGACGAGCCGCTCTCCAACCTGGATGCCAAGCTCAGGGTCGACATGCGCGTCGAGATCCGTCAGTTGCAGCGCGCCAACGGCACCACCTCGGTCTATGTCACGCACGACCAAGAAGAGGCCTTCTCGATCTCCGACCGCGTCGCCATCATGAGCGCCGGGCGGCTCATGCAGTTCGACAGGCCGGAGGTGCTCTACAGGCGGCCTGCCAACACCTTCGTGGCCCGTTTCGTCGGCTTCGAGAACGTCATCCCGTTCAACGTCGTGGTGCGGGACGGCGATGACGTGACGGCGGAGACGGCTGGGCTGCGGCTGCGCCTCTCGCAGAGCCTGTTCGGCTCCATCCCCGACACGTTCCTGCTCGCGACGCGGCCCGATGGACTGATGGTGTCCCCTGACGCGGCCGCCGAGGGACTGCCGGCCCAGCTGGGCCTGAGGACCTATCTCGGCCGCGCCTATCAATACCAGTGCGAGACGGCAGCCGGTCGCCTCATCGCCAATGGCAGCCTCACGAATCCGCTGAAATCGGGCGCGAGCGTGAAGCTCGTGCCGGTGCCGGAGCAATGCACCATCCTGGCGTCCGAGGAAGACTGA
- a CDS encoding ABC transporter permease — MMSDRPHPILIVVTALVYLFLMLPLVIVVGAALSDTTYLTFPPQGLSLRWFYNIFEISAFRRTIVTSLQIAFLGTMIALLIGIPAAYALNRFRVELPKWLGTLFVLPILVPEIVFGFALLKSFTVGTGAPIFLALLIGHTLIVLPYVVRVISASLASFDFSIEEAAISLGSAPVKTFFTIVLPNVRGGVIAAFILAFITSLNDVSVSLFLTGPGISTLPIQILAHVEQFFDPTVASVSVLLMFLTVAVMAIVERTLGLTFLAK, encoded by the coding sequence GTGATGTCCGACAGACCTCATCCCATCCTCATCGTCGTGACGGCCCTGGTCTATCTCTTCCTGATGCTGCCGCTCGTCATCGTGGTCGGCGCGGCGCTCAGCGACACGACGTATCTGACCTTCCCGCCGCAGGGCCTCTCTCTGCGCTGGTTCTACAACATCTTCGAGATCAGCGCCTTCCGGCGGACCATCGTGACGAGTCTGCAGATCGCCTTCCTGGGTACGATGATCGCGCTCCTGATCGGCATTCCGGCCGCCTATGCGCTCAACCGCTTCCGGGTCGAACTGCCGAAATGGCTCGGCACCCTGTTCGTGCTGCCGATCCTCGTGCCCGAGATTGTGTTCGGCTTCGCTCTGCTGAAATCGTTCACGGTCGGAACGGGAGCGCCGATCTTCCTGGCGCTGCTCATCGGCCATACGCTCATCGTGCTGCCCTACGTGGTGCGGGTGATCAGCGCCAGTCTCGCGTCCTTCGACTTCTCCATCGAGGAGGCGGCGATCAGCCTCGGCAGCGCGCCCGTGAAGACCTTCTTCACGATCGTCCTGCCGAATGTCAGGGGAGGGGTGATCGCGGCGTTCATCCTCGCCTTCATCACGTCGCTCAACGACGTGTCCGTGTCGCTCTTCCTGACCGGACCGGGCATCAGCACCCTGCCGATCCAGATCCTGGCGCATGTCGAGCAGTTCTTCGATCCCACGGTCGCGTCCGTCTCCGTCCTTCTGATGTTCCTCACCGTGGCCGTGATGGCCATCGTCGAGCGGACGCTCGGCCTCACCTTTCTTGCGAAGTGA
- a CDS encoding ABC transporter substrate-binding protein — protein sequence MVGRWRKPVASMALALAALSAAPAMAQNKTLTISWWGFNGDKLEEIILKPFRAQCGCDLVFETGNNADRLNKIKIRGGGGVDVVYLTDSYSQLGIQEGLFQPVDRAKVPNINGIYDIAKEPQGKFGPAYTVGRVGIIYDSAKVSAPITSWNDLWRDDLKRRVSLPGITTTAGPMTVLVAASKAGVDPYKDESAAFKALDQLKPNVVKNYNTGSELVNLFSTGEVSVAMAQDFTLAQIQAAVPTVRWAELKEGDYATLNTVNIAKGAANPELAHQFINFILDPKIQQTLAERGVDAPVATAVQLTPEQASRWTYGQKMISSLRRLDYEKLNAAKTDWLDAWSEVFGK from the coding sequence ATGGTAGGGCGTTGGCGCAAACCGGTTGCGAGCATGGCATTGGCTCTGGCGGCATTGTCCGCGGCTCCCGCCATGGCGCAAAACAAGACCCTCACGATCTCCTGGTGGGGCTTCAACGGCGACAAGCTCGAAGAAATCATCCTCAAGCCGTTTCGCGCCCAGTGCGGCTGCGACCTGGTCTTCGAGACGGGCAACAACGCCGACCGCCTGAACAAGATCAAGATCCGCGGCGGCGGTGGCGTCGATGTCGTGTACCTGACCGACAGCTATTCGCAGCTCGGCATCCAGGAGGGCCTGTTCCAGCCGGTCGATCGCGCGAAGGTCCCCAACATCAACGGCATCTACGATATCGCCAAGGAGCCGCAGGGCAAGTTCGGGCCGGCCTACACCGTCGGCCGCGTCGGCATCATCTACGACAGCGCCAAGGTTTCGGCGCCGATCACCTCCTGGAACGACCTGTGGCGGGACGATCTCAAGCGCCGCGTCTCTCTGCCCGGCATCACCACGACGGCCGGTCCGATGACGGTTCTGGTCGCTGCCAGCAAGGCTGGCGTCGATCCCTACAAGGACGAGAGCGCGGCCTTCAAGGCTCTGGATCAGCTGAAGCCCAACGTAGTGAAGAACTACAACACCGGCTCGGAGCTCGTGAACCTGTTCTCGACCGGCGAAGTCTCCGTGGCCATGGCGCAGGACTTCACCCTCGCCCAGATCCAGGCGGCGGTGCCGACCGTGCGGTGGGCCGAACTGAAGGAGGGCGATTACGCCACCCTCAACACGGTGAACATCGCCAAGGGCGCGGCGAACCCGGAGCTAGCGCATCAGTTCATCAACTTTATCCTCGACCCCAAGATCCAGCAGACGCTCGCCGAGCGGGGAGTGGACGCTCCCGTCGCCACGGCCGTGCAGCTGACGCCGGAGCAGGCCTCCCGCTGGACCTATGGCCAGAAGATGATCTCGTCGCTCAGGCGTCTCGATTACGAGAAGCTGAACGCGGCCAAGACCGACTGGCTCGATGCCTGGAGCGAGGTCTTCGGGAAGTAA
- a CDS encoding ABC transporter permease has protein sequence MTARHFWRRNGATGWALTAPATLAVIGFLIVPIGAVIAGTFMDPRGIFAPYISYFNSGFRTTVLFRTLQISALTTIISLIFGFMTAYVVSRAPGKVKSLLIVAAVFPLLTGVVVRAFAWLIILGRNGILNQTLLALGIVNEPLEMLYTQGAVIVGMVYLFVPLMVLSLVGVLENIPRDVLQASSSLGASPVATFWQVLLPLAVPGLIVGAVLVFTGSFTAYATPQLLGGERQTVLATLLQQRAMVSFDWVGASTIAAIMTVITITIVLAMSHIARRINPMAT, from the coding sequence ATGACAGCAAGACATTTCTGGCGCCGGAACGGCGCAACCGGGTGGGCGCTGACAGCGCCCGCCACTCTCGCGGTGATCGGGTTCCTGATCGTGCCCATCGGGGCCGTGATCGCGGGGACCTTCATGGATCCGCGGGGGATCTTCGCGCCCTACATCTCGTATTTCAACAGCGGCTTCCGCACGACCGTTCTGTTCCGAACGCTGCAGATCTCGGCCCTGACGACGATCATCTCGCTGATCTTCGGCTTCATGACCGCCTATGTGGTGTCGCGGGCTCCGGGCAAGGTGAAGAGCCTGCTCATCGTCGCGGCGGTCTTTCCGCTCCTCACCGGCGTCGTGGTCCGCGCCTTCGCGTGGCTCATCATCCTAGGCCGCAACGGCATCCTGAACCAGACCCTTCTGGCGCTCGGCATCGTCAACGAGCCGCTCGAGATGCTCTACACGCAGGGCGCCGTCATCGTCGGGATGGTGTATCTCTTCGTGCCGCTGATGGTGTTGTCCCTGGTCGGTGTTCTGGAGAACATCCCCAGGGATGTGCTTCAGGCCTCCTCGTCCCTCGGTGCATCGCCGGTGGCGACCTTCTGGCAGGTGCTGCTGCCGCTCGCCGTGCCGGGGCTCATCGTCGGTGCCGTGCTGGTCTTCACCGGCAGCTTCACGGCCTACGCCACCCCGCAACTTCTGGGCGGAGAGCGTCAGACGGTTCTCGCGACCCTGCTTCAGCAGCGCGCCATGGTGTCCTTCGACTGGGTCGGCGCCTCGACCATCGCGGCGATCATGACGGTGATCACCATCACCATCGTCCTCGCCATGAGCCACATCGCCCGCCGCATCAACCCCATGGCCACGTGA